The DNA sequence TTAATGGTATCATCATAGATATAGGTCTGATGATCTTTTGTAGTAAGGAAAAGGTACTTACCGGAAGCAAAAAAATACGCAGTGTTATGCTCGTCAATTGATTTAAGCTTATTACCTTCTCTTACCATAAAACGTTTCATTACCTCATCTTCTGCCTGACGCAGTGAGGAAATTGATTTGAGCACCGGTTCCGGGTCAAAATTGTTACGTATGGAAATAAACTTTTGCAGCGCTTTATGCAAATCCCCTTCTTCAAAGGGCTTCAGAAGATAATCAATAGTAAAATGCCTGAAGACTCTCATGGCATATTCATCAAATGCAGTAATGAAAATAATCGGGGTGAAAAGCTCCACATGTTCGAAAATTTCAAGGCTCATTCCGTCACCAAGATGGATATCCATAAAGATAAGATCTGCCGAATCTTTCTCAAAAAAATCAATTGCCTGTTTTTTGGAACGAAGAATAACAGTCTCTGTAACAGGGACTATGCTCTGTGTATCTAAAAGATTTTTCAGATAATTCACAGCCAGCAGTTCATCTTCTATAATGGCAATTTTCATAACGATGCAAAAGTACAAAAAAACCGCTGAAACAATTAAGTTCAAGCGGTTTCATCTGTATTGAATTTGATATGAAGTTCTATAGATTAGGATTATTCTTCTTCGCGCTCATTGGATATTCAATGGTATAGCGCGGATCATTCTGCTGAAGAATATATTCCTTGCCACTGATGGTGTGGGTTATTTTTTTCTGATTTGCTCTTCTTAAGTCGAACCATCTCTGTCCTTCCAAAGCAAATTCTCTGAATCTTTCATCCAGGATAAAGTTCATAAAGGCTGTAGAATCCATTGAATTTACCGCATTTTGAACTGAAGTATATCCATCCGGAGTGTATCTGTTTTTTAAAACTTTCAGAAGTGTTTCTTTAGCTTCAGTCAGTTTATTCAGCTTTAATAATGCTTCGGCTTTTATAAAGTACTGCTCCGCTGTTCTGAAAGACACTTTGAACTCTAAGCTTCCTCCTTTAATAACTTTATACTTACTACCATTTTTCTCAAAATACATGCCAAACCTTTTATCTGCAGAAGTATTGTATGAAGAAATCAATTCCGGAGATGCAAAAGATAAGACCTTTATAGAGTTATCCCATGTATTGTCCAACGCCATGATAGATTCCGGGGAAGCATAATGATTGGGCGGAGTATTTACTGTATTCAAATTGCTCAAATCTCCTTTCACTGCCAGCACCTGATCTGCATAGTTTAAAGCTTTATTCCAGTCTCCTTCATACAAAGCTGTTCTTGCTTCAAAAGCCAGCAATGCGGTTTTTGAGAACCTGTAATTGACTCCCAGCGGCTGCTTCTGCTCAACCATCAAATCCTCAGCTTTTTTAAGATCTGAATGAACCTGATTGTACACTTCCAGGACGGAAGATGGCTTCAATACCTGCTCAAGATCAATTTCAAGATTAATAGGAACTCCTCTGTCTGTAGAAGCTGTAGCACTGTTGTATGGTTTTCCATATAAATTTACCATATCAAAGTACAGATAAGCACGAAGAGCATATGCTTCTGCCAAAATCTGATTCTTCTCCGGAGAATCCTTCATCGTTTTGCTTCCTTCATTGATAATCTGGTTCAGGTAGAAGTTCACGGAATAAAAGCTTAACCAAGGAAGCTCCGCAGATGTAGCGTCATAGTTGGAATCCTTCCACATCGCAATTTCACGATAAGAAATAAAATCTACTCCATTGTCATCAAGACTTGTCTCATCGGTACGAAGGGCTACCAGAGATTTGTGGACAGGATATTTTGAATACGCAGATGTAAGGACTTTTCTGTAATCTTCAGTAGTAACAGGAATAATTTTCCCTTCAGGCTGAATATCCAGAAATCTGTCACATCCGATATTGATAAAGCTGATTGCAGCAAGTGCTATGATTGTTGTAATTTTTCTCATTTTTTCTCAAGTTTTAAAAAGAAACATTAAATCCTACAGTCACTGATTTCGTGATAGGCTGTGCATAAATATTACCGTAGGTTTCCGGATCAAAATATCCTTTGTACCCGTTACTGAATACAAACAGGTTACGTCCTTCCACACTCAGTCTCAGACTGGAAATCCCCATAGGGTTTGTAAATTCTTTAGGAAGTGTATATCCTAAACGGATACTGCTGATTCTTATGTAACTGATCTCTTTCGCCCATATATCAAGTAAATTGTATGCACTTGAACGGTTTCCTGCAAACCATTTATTGGCCATCCATCCATCAGGATTAGCATCCATATCCGGGCTTGTAATTCCCGGAAGCGAACCTCCTGCTTCGTAGATATCTCTTGTATAATTTCTTCCTCTGTCAAGCTCCATTCCACGGTAAGAAGGTGTTCTCATCACGGTCTGCTTCAGGTTGAATGTCGTAGAAATGGTAAGATCAAAATCATGCACTTTAAAAGTGTTGATGATACCTCCGGTAAACTTCGGATCTCTGTCCCCTACGTAAGTAAACAGGCTTCTCAGCTCAGCGTTGGAAAGTTTTGTATCTACAAGCTGTCCGGGAAGGAAATCTGCATATACATCATATAGCTTAAAGAATTCTACTGCCGATATTTTTTGGTCTCCTTTCCAGAACAATGGGTTTCCGTGCTCGTCCATTCCTGCGGTTTTTAATGCAAAAACAGCATTTACCGGAAGTCCTTCTCTGGAAGGAAGGAAAGAGTTGTCACGAGGCTGCTCGCTCAATACTGTACTCTTATTATGAGCAAAGTTGATGGTAGTTGTCCACTTGAAATTATCATGATTGATGTTTCTTGTAGACAATGCCAGTTCAAAACCTTTATTGGTCAAACTTCCCCAGTTCATCATCGTATATTCGAAACCTGTTTCAAGAGGAGTTTCTTTCATACTGATCATGTCTGTTCCTTTTCTGCTGTAAACATCAGCGGTAAGGCTAATACGGTTGTTGAATAATCCTAAATCAAGACCAACGTTTGTGTTGGTTGTTTTTTCCCATCTCAGTTTATCGTTTGGCGGGCTGATGACGTTGATGATTCCTTCTTTCATTCCTGGAAGAATTGTTGCATCATTATATTCCCCAATGAAGAATGGTGAAGTGTTACGGTCAATATTTCCCTGAAGACCATAGGAAGCTCTCAGTCTAAGGTTAGATACAGCAGAAATATTCTTCATAAAATCTTCCTTCGTTACCAGCCATGATCCTGAAACAGCCCAGATCGGAAGATATTTATACTTTTTATTGACCCCGAAAAGGTTCGTACCATCATATCTTACACTTCCGAAAAATGTATATTTCTGATCGTAGGTATAGGATGCTGTAGCAAACATAGAAGCATAAGCATTTTCTATTGGCGGGTTCTCACGGTAAGTCTCATATCGCTTATCGGCTGCAAAACTTGAATTCGGGAATACAATTGCCGTCGCTCTTCTTGTGGTTGGATCATATCCGAAAGCTCTGGTAATGGTAGTATTGTCTTCTGTTTTACGGATTTCTGTTCCGGCCATCAAATCAATTTCATGCTTTGAATTGATCTTTGTGCTGTATGCCGCCTGTAATTTCCAGTTGTATTGGAAGAAGTCATTATCCCAGTTTTGTTTTACCGCACCTGCAGGAAGAAAATAATTGTATTTACCGTCTTTATAATAACGGGTATTTTCTTTCATTTTTCTGGTGAAGTATGTATTTTCCGCTGCAAATTTCTCTGTTTTATTAGCATCATACTGAATACCTAACTGAGAAGTGAATCTTAAACTTTTTGAAGCTTTATATTCTAAATCTAAAATCGCTTTCAAAGAGTTATTTTTCAGTGAATAGTTTGTATTTTCTCTTTCCTCAAGGAAGTTGAAAGGAATATAGCGGTCTTCAAAACCATCCATATCTCTATCATAATTGTAGCTTCCATCTGCATTGAAAGGCTTCATGTAAGGATTGGCGTTTCTTGAATAATTAACAGGGTTGATAGAAGCATCAGCATCCGTTACAAAAGAGGTACGTTCACTTTGTGTTCCGAAAATAGAGATTCCTGCATTTAACTTATCGCTTAATTTGTAGTTGTTTTTTAAAGTCAGGTTATAACGTTTAAAACCTGTCCCGATAGTTGTTCCTTCTTCATCATAGTATCCCAGGGAGAAATAGTAATCTGCACGGTCACTTCCTCCGGAAACACTTAATCCATATTGTTTGTTGATGGCATTTCTGTATAACAGTTTACCCCAGTCTGTATTGTTGTTTCTTAAACCATTTATTTGTTGACGTGTGAATGAATTCAGCGCATCATAACCACCGTTTCTGAAAGCATCAAGCTGGCTATTCTGAGTCAGAATTCTCATCACTTCCCCTTTATCTGTACGGTAAGTAAGATCCGCACGCTTGGCAAGCATCAGTTCCAGGTCTACTTTTTCAGATGCATTTAAAAGGTTCAGTTTATCAAAATCAGGACGTGAGGTAACGAAAGTATCTGCTGAGAAGTTCAGCTTCAGACTTCCTTTTTTCCCTTTTTTAGTTGTGATGGAAATTACTCCATTGGCTGCTCTTGCCCCATAAATGGCCGTTGCTGCCGCATCTTTAAGGATCGTAATGTCTTCAATATCGTTAGGGTTCAGTCCTGCGATAGAGAAGTTCTGAAGCTGGTCAATGTTGTCTTTATCGGTAAAGTTCGGGACATCATTTCCTTCTAACGGAAGACCGTCAATTACCCATAGCGGATCCTGAGGACCTGAAAGAGAAGCTGTACCTCTGATTCTGATCTTTGCAGGACTCCCCGGAGCACCGGTTTCAGGAGTTACTGCCACACCCGCAATCTGCCCTGCCAGCATCTGATCTACACTGGCAACACCAGCCTGGCTGATGTTGTCCATTTTTACTGTAGAAACCGCTGAGGTCTGCTTACGTTTTTCAATTTTCTGATATCCAGTGATGATTACTTCCTGGATTTTATTTTTGTCTGTAACTTCAGAAGTCAGTCTTATTGTATAATTGGTCTGTCCTTCATTCAACTGAATGACTCTGGATTCATAACCCGGGTAGCTTACTGATACAGATTTGGTATCAGCAGGAATTTCTAATATAAATTTTCCGTCCTTATCGGTCACTGTACCTACTGATACACTTTCAATAATTCCTTCTAATTCTGTTTTTGTAGAGACAGACTGAGTCTCTATTTTTATAGATGCACCGGTAATAACCTGAGAAGTATTTCCGTCTTCTATTTTCCCGGTGATGGTTTTCTTTTGCTGGGCCATTGCTATATTAGCAGCCAAAAGAGGTAAAAGTATTAGAGTTTTTTTCATTGCCGTTTATTTGTTTAAAGCCTCTTGTATACGAATGATTAAATCTGTGTAATGCGCTCTGGAAGCATCATCACCTCTGTATCTTGTTCTGTTCAGTAAGTCCAGAACCTTCTGAAGTTCCGCCCTTTTGTAAGTAGTGACTTCAGATACTCTTTTCATGGATGAATAATTAATATTCCTAAGACCGTGATCATCTTCATGGAAATTACAGATGGTTGGGATGTTCAGATGATCATCGACTTTCAATCCTTTTACCGCTGTTTTTTCAAATAATTTATTCACCGAAACAATCAGGGCATCTACATAGTTTTTCTGAGTCATTTTTTCAAGCATTGTCAGGCTTCCTTTTTTACTGAAAATGGCCGTTCTTACCTGATCAAATAATTTCTCAACGGTGTAGATCTCTTCTTTTGAACCTGACATCTGATGTTTCAGCTCATTTTCAAGCAATCTCAACAATCTGTCATCCATAAAAAGGGAATAGATATTCGCATACTGCATTCCTCTTGCCATGGTATACGGTGTCTGCTCGAATGGTCCCATTGGTGAATCTTTTACCGGATACGTTTTTTCTGTAATCGGATTAAAGAATAACCATTCCGGAAGGTTGATTGCATTTTTAACAAGATAATCAACAGCTCTTGTCTGTATTTCAGCAGGAACAGCTTCGTAGGCTTTCTTTTTGTTGCCAAAAACTGTATTATTCAGATAAATCCCTCCAACATTTGCCATCACATGACCTGTATACAGATCCCACTGTCCGATAACTCCCATATACAGTTTTCCGGCATCTGTATATTCTTTACCGTCTTCATACGTCCATTTTAAAAGATTGTTGATAACCACTTTCAGGTTTTTCATCCCATACTCACTGGCTTTCATAGCATCATCTCCTAAATCTTCAGACTGCGAACGCGGATCGATTGTTTCCAGGTAGCTCTGCTGCTCACCGTAGAAATACATCGGATCATCCTCATGTTTTTCAATTAGGTTTCTCAGCGCTTTTTTCTCAACAAATTCATCAGGATACCAACGGTAGCCCCAGTCTATAGCATATTTGTCATAAAGGCCAATTTTCGGAGTGATGGCTGTAACCCCATCTTCCGGCTGAGCTACGTAATTGTAACGCGCATAATCCATAATGGAAGGCGCTGTACCACCCATTTTGTCTGTAAATTCTTTTGAACGAAGCGACTCTACAGGGAAGGCAAATGAAGCTCCCATATTGTGCTTCAGTCCAAAAGTGTGTCCTACCTCATGAGATGAAACAAAACGGATTGCCTCACCCATGTGTTCATCACTGAATTTATTCCCTCTCGCTTTCGGGTCGATAGGTCCTGTCTGAATTCTCATCCAGTCATGAAGAGAAGTCATTACATTGTGCCACCAGATAATATCGGCCTCGATAATTTCCCCACTTCTCGGATCTACCACAGAGGGTCCCATGGCATTTGACTTTGGCGAAGCGGCGTAAGTAATTACAGAATATCTTACATCATCAATATCAAAATCTTCATCTTTTTCATCCGGCATTTTCGCAATCACTGCATTTTTGAATCCTGCCTGCTCAAACGCCGCCTGCCAGTCATGTACTCCGGCAATGATTTTCTCACGCCATTGTTTTGGGGTAGCCGGATCGATATAATAAACGATCGGTTTCTTAGGTTCTACCAGCTCACCTCTTAAATATTTTTCTTTATCCTCGTCTTTTGGTTCAAGGTTCCATTTGGTAATGAAGAATTTTTCATCCATTTTCTGCTGATTGTCATTAAACGACCAGTGCTTTTCGGAGAAAAATCCTACTCTTGAATCTGCAACTCTTGGTTTCATCGGTATTTTAGAAAGCAGTACCAGATTGGTAGTAACACCAAGGGTTACCGGCAGATCTACCCCACCTTCATTTACAGAAGTAGACAATTGAGACTTTACCACAAGATTCTTAGGGAAAGTTTTCACTCCTTCTATATAAGAAAGACTTGATTTCACAGATCCCCCCAATCCTACATTAGCCAGAACATCATTGAAGCTCTTTTGATTTCCGTCAAAAACTTTATTGACTTTAATGGCTACTGCTGTAGAATCACCATTTTGTGCTTCAATATCAAAGACTTCAATCACAGATTCTGAAAAGTTGTCTTTCACAGATTTTGTAATCGCATCATTTTTTGGGGATGATACTTTAGGAACTACCGTTTTTACCCATACTTTTTTAGCTACGGGATCACGGTGAAAAGAGATGACCTTATTTTCATAATTCATTCCTTTGTTCAAACCTGCCTCATTCACCTGCATGGGTACCTGAGAGAGTTTGTTCACCACCAAAAACTGACGTCCCATCAAGCTGTCAGGAATTTCAAAATAAATATCCGTTTTAACCTGAATCGTATTAAAAAGTCCTTTTTTATAGGTTCCTTTTTTGATCAGATCTTCAATTTTTTTTGTTTTCTTGGAGGAAGAAGTTTCCGTCTTATCCGTTTTTTCTTTGTTGACCTTTACCGTATCTTTATCTTTTTTCTGTGCTATTGCCATTGGTGAAGCCATAGCAAGGCCAAGATACAGTGCCAGCCTGTAATTCTTCATTAAAATAGTCCGATTCATTCCAAATAGTAAATATCTTAGTTTCAACAGCAAAGCTATAGGTATCGTGAATCATATATATAATATTAGGGAGTGAAAGGTGATTTTTCGGGAGTGAATGGATTTTTATTTTACTTCATTAATGGTAAAAAACATATGAAATATTCACCATCTACAGAAATATGAAGAAGATTATTCTTAAAATACTCATAAACTTGATTCAAATAATCAATTCCGAATTTCTCTCCCTGTACCGGTTCAGTTTTGGGTTGCCAGGTGTTCTTCACCGTAATTCCGTCTTCATCAACAATAATGATAATTTCCAGAGGCTGATCTATGGTCGCAATATTATGTTTGATTGCATTCTCCGTAACAATCTGCAGTGATAAATAAGGAATCCGCTTTTCCAGACTTGCAGGAGCATTGATGATCAGTTCAAAACTCATTTCTTCATCAAACCTGCTTTTCAGGAGTTCCATATACTGCTGTATAAATTTGATTTCCTGTGAAACCGGAACTATATTCTCTTTCGGAGGTACTATAAGATACCTGTAAATTTTAGAAAGATTCATAGTAAACTTCTGTGCATTTTCTTTATTGATACCAATCAGCATATAAAGGGAGTTCAGAGAATTAAAAAGAAAGTGAGGATTGATGTTATTCTTAAGCTGTTGCAGCTGGTTGATCACTTCTGCTTTATGCATCTTTTCATTTTCTATCAGAAGGAAATTTTTCTCAGACTGTATTTTTTCTTTTTCCTGATAAGCCAGATTTGCAGATCGCTGAAATAAAATGAAAACAGTTACAATAAGAAATAAAGCTGCGAGAAAAATATAGACCGTGTAGGTTTTTATCTTGCTGATATTTTCATCAATAATGAAATTAACATGGTTCACCACGGTATATCCATCAAAATTATCTGTTTTTAATGGCTTTATGAAACGGGTTACCTCAACTCCAAGATATTCCGAAACCGCTGTTCCTTTGGTATATCCGGCTTCAGCTCTGTTGGACAACGTATCTTTAGGTTTAATATCTGTAAAATCAAAAATATTTTTCCCTATATATTTCTTCTCCGGATGGGTAATACAAATTCCTTCTTTGGTAAAGACATACGCGTATGTATTA is a window from the Chryseobacterium indologenes genome containing:
- a CDS encoding LytR/AlgR family response regulator transcription factor yields the protein MKIAIIEDELLAVNYLKNLLDTQSIVPVTETVILRSKKQAIDFFEKDSADLIFMDIHLGDGMSLEIFEHVELFTPIIFITAFDEYAMRVFRHFTIDYLLKPFEEGDLHKALQKFISIRNNFDPEPVLKSISSLRQAEDEVMKRFMVREGNKLKSIDEHNTAYFFASGKYLFLTTKDHQTYIYDDTIKDIIQKLNPDIFFKINRKFIINKESVSEIIKHSSQKVELRLSPEPEVNAEVFISKMQIAECLSWLNK
- a CDS encoding SusC/RagA family TonB-linked outer membrane protein, translated to MKKTLILLPLLAANIAMAQQKKTITGKIEDGNTSQVITGASIKIETQSVSTKTELEGIIESVSVGTVTDKDGKFILEIPADTKSVSVSYPGYESRVIQLNEGQTNYTIRLTSEVTDKNKIQEVIITGYQKIEKRKQTSAVSTVKMDNISQAGVASVDQMLAGQIAGVAVTPETGAPGSPAKIRIRGTASLSGPQDPLWVIDGLPLEGNDVPNFTDKDNIDQLQNFSIAGLNPNDIEDITILKDAAATAIYGARAANGVISITTKKGKKGSLKLNFSADTFVTSRPDFDKLNLLNASEKVDLELMLAKRADLTYRTDKGEVMRILTQNSQLDAFRNGGYDALNSFTRQQINGLRNNNTDWGKLLYRNAINKQYGLSVSGGSDRADYYFSLGYYDEEGTTIGTGFKRYNLTLKNNYKLSDKLNAGISIFGTQSERTSFVTDADASINPVNYSRNANPYMKPFNADGSYNYDRDMDGFEDRYIPFNFLEERENTNYSLKNNSLKAILDLEYKASKSLRFTSQLGIQYDANKTEKFAAENTYFTRKMKENTRYYKDGKYNYFLPAGAVKQNWDNDFFQYNWKLQAAYSTKINSKHEIDLMAGTEIRKTEDNTTITRAFGYDPTTRRATAIVFPNSSFAADKRYETYRENPPIENAYASMFATASYTYDQKYTFFGSVRYDGTNLFGVNKKYKYLPIWAVSGSWLVTKEDFMKNISAVSNLRLRASYGLQGNIDRNTSPFFIGEYNDATILPGMKEGIINVISPPNDKLRWEKTTNTNVGLDLGLFNNRISLTADVYSRKGTDMISMKETPLETGFEYTMMNWGSLTNKGFELALSTRNINHDNFKWTTTINFAHNKSTVLSEQPRDNSFLPSREGLPVNAVFALKTAGMDEHGNPLFWKGDQKISAVEFFKLYDVYADFLPGQLVDTKLSNAELRSLFTYVGDRDPKFTGGIINTFKVHDFDLTISTTFNLKQTVMRTPSYRGMELDRGRNYTRDIYEAGGSLPGITSPDMDANPDGWMANKWFAGNRSSAYNLLDIWAKEISYIRISSIRLGYTLPKEFTNPMGISSLRLSVEGRNLFVFSNGYKGYFDPETYGNIYAQPITKSVTVGFNVSF
- a CDS encoding zinc-dependent metalloprotease encodes the protein MNRTILMKNYRLALYLGLAMASPMAIAQKKDKDTVKVNKEKTDKTETSSSKKTKKIEDLIKKGTYKKGLFNTIQVKTDIYFEIPDSLMGRQFLVVNKLSQVPMQVNEAGLNKGMNYENKVISFHRDPVAKKVWVKTVVPKVSSPKNDAITKSVKDNFSESVIEVFDIEAQNGDSTAVAIKVNKVFDGNQKSFNDVLANVGLGGSVKSSLSYIEGVKTFPKNLVVKSQLSTSVNEGGVDLPVTLGVTTNLVLLSKIPMKPRVADSRVGFFSEKHWSFNDNQQKMDEKFFITKWNLEPKDEDKEKYLRGELVEPKKPIVYYIDPATPKQWREKIIAGVHDWQAAFEQAGFKNAVIAKMPDEKDEDFDIDDVRYSVITYAASPKSNAMGPSVVDPRSGEIIEADIIWWHNVMTSLHDWMRIQTGPIDPKARGNKFSDEHMGEAIRFVSSHEVGHTFGLKHNMGASFAFPVESLRSKEFTDKMGGTAPSIMDYARYNYVAQPEDGVTAITPKIGLYDKYAIDWGYRWYPDEFVEKKALRNLIEKHEDDPMYFYGEQQSYLETIDPRSQSEDLGDDAMKASEYGMKNLKVVINNLLKWTYEDGKEYTDAGKLYMGVIGQWDLYTGHVMANVGGIYLNNTVFGNKKKAYEAVPAEIQTRAVDYLVKNAINLPEWLFFNPITEKTYPVKDSPMGPFEQTPYTMARGMQYANIYSLFMDDRLLRLLENELKHQMSGSKEEIYTVEKLFDQVRTAIFSKKGSLTMLEKMTQKNYVDALIVSVNKLFEKTAVKGLKVDDHLNIPTICNFHEDDHGLRNINYSSMKRVSEVTTYKRAELQKVLDLLNRTRYRGDDASRAHYTDLIIRIQEALNK
- a CDS encoding histidine kinase; its protein translation is MAINFKHALSQKSIYIAVLSACLIAVAAFAVLSLLITEDSRKNTDDFAKKTFFRKYESIEHEFRNIEDYQYLLRALIQKDGLKNYKDYSLVLNDLNKKRNLLPYSWYYYENTASGKTESNNPLSDIFKKTGHQEKAIVLKNSGPGHFRDLLITKKDSMYWVSYDSLVLPDKNKLYYGSTVSLDDLHQYFINVDKSSNTYAYVFTKEGICITHPEKKYIGKNIFDFTDIKPKDTLSNRAEAGYTKGTAVSEYLGVEVTRFIKPLKTDNFDGYTVVNHVNFIIDENISKIKTYTVYIFLAALFLIVTVFILFQRSANLAYQEKEKIQSEKNFLLIENEKMHKAEVINQLQQLKNNINPHFLFNSLNSLYMLIGINKENAQKFTMNLSKIYRYLIVPPKENIVPVSQEIKFIQQYMELLKSRFDEEMSFELIINAPASLEKRIPYLSLQIVTENAIKHNIATIDQPLEIIIIVDEDGITVKNTWQPKTEPVQGEKFGIDYLNQVYEYFKNNLLHISVDGEYFICFLPLMK
- a CDS encoding RagB/SusD family nutrient uptake outer membrane protein, whose amino-acid sequence is MRKITTIIALAAISFINIGCDRFLDIQPEGKIIPVTTEDYRKVLTSAYSKYPVHKSLVALRTDETSLDDNGVDFISYREIAMWKDSNYDATSAELPWLSFYSVNFYLNQIINEGSKTMKDSPEKNQILAEAYALRAYLYFDMVNLYGKPYNSATASTDRGVPINLEIDLEQVLKPSSVLEVYNQVHSDLKKAEDLMVEQKQPLGVNYRFSKTALLAFEARTALYEGDWNKALNYADQVLAVKGDLSNLNTVNTPPNHYASPESIMALDNTWDNSIKVLSFASPELISSYNTSADKRFGMYFEKNGSKYKVIKGGSLEFKVSFRTAEQYFIKAEALLKLNKLTEAKETLLKVLKNRYTPDGYTSVQNAVNSMDSTAFMNFILDERFREFALEGQRWFDLRRANQKKITHTISGKEYILQQNDPRYTIEYPMSAKKNNPNL